One window of the Epinephelus moara isolate mb chromosome 22, YSFRI_EMoa_1.0, whole genome shotgun sequence genome contains the following:
- the LOC126383945 gene encoding zinc fingers and homeoboxes protein 1-like, giving the protein MASRRKSTTPCMVPPREAVDSDQEMEDVTDAAEPEDSNGVATVSSEFSSLLEERSEDADFRPVPDRYMDLNTAEGGYECKYCSFQTSELNLFTMHVDTEHPDVVINTSYVCMECDYHTKSYDTLLAHNARLHPGEDNFTRTMVKRNNETIFQQTVNDLTFDGSFVKVEDEEAEEMSRKSIALSKTPIMRIKSRLEPKKFTASHKMVSVDDVIKVESDDEDDENKEPPTLSPAPMTPAAVAPRLIPVSTAVQVQAVPQSIVVNSPNVLQIKGGSGGGAVLPPGTLAQVLSALQNQQNCTPTQTQLLIPISSIPTYNTAMDSNVLLVSAYNRFPYPSVSEIMGLSSQTKFSEEQIKVWFSAQRLKHGVSWTPEEVEEARRKKFNGTVQTVPQTITVIPANIAAATNGLQSIFQTCQIVGQPGLVLTQVAGNGSTVPVASPITLTVAGVPGNQPKAAEPSTSESKTEMSASSASAALNLDIAAAKPKKSKEQLAELKASYGRRQFATEAEISRLMQVTKLSKRAIKKWFSDTRYNQRNSKDHHGVLLSETPSSRVTVSGGGRGGRNSSGSLNDSDNATTIVIDSSDDASDCSPTSAIAPSGTTSDPRVKFRHAFPDFTPQKFKEKTPEQLFILEASFQKSDTPSDEELSRLRAETKLTRREVDAWFTERRKMPSAKEEEEEEEGGEMVKPAWVPSSSAQERQTTPLSSRKTMKKTPQQLHILKKAFVRTQWPTAEEYDEMADESGLPRTYIVNWFGDTRYACKNSNLKWYYLYQSGKVDEALNGGAKKKSRKRFRGWSRRTRRPCPKRSPQGSATTIKVKSGKSFLKDYYLKHGALSEKDLDDLVTKSSMSYEQVRDWFSETARRVEEGKEPFSDEEAEGEEEDEEEEEEEEEEEEVVAAAEHADSEEGEMEVKEQGDEASDDDCNEGEEEKEEKEEEEEEEEETIQEESEGVSQSQPQAEEQT; this is encoded by the exons ATGGCGAGCCGGAGGAAATCCACCACCCCCTGCATGGTCCCACCTCGAGAAGCTGTCGACTCGGACCAGGAGATGGAGGACGTCACAGATGCAGCCGAGCCAGAGGACAGTAACGGTGTGGCGACTGTCTCCTCTGAGTTTTCCAGTCTGTTGGAGGAGCGTAGTGAGGATGCAGACTTCAGGCCGGTGCCAGATCGTTACATGGACCTTAATACTGCAGAGGGAGGCTACGAGTGCAAATACTGCAGCTTTCAGACGTCAGAGCTCAACCTGTTCACCATGCACGTGGACACAGAGCATCCCGATGTCGTCATCAACACCTCGTACGTCTGCATGGAGTGTGACTACCACACCAAGAG TTATGACACGCTGTTGGCCCACAATGCTCGCCTTCACCCAGGCGAGGACAACTTCACACGGACGATGGTGAAGCGAAACAACGAGACCATCTTCCAGCAGACTGTCAACGACCTTACCTTCGATGGCAGCTTTGTCAAAGTGGAGGACGAGGAGGCGGAAGAGATGTCCCGCAAAAGCATTGCCCTCAGCAAGACGCCCATCATGAGGATCAAGAGCCGACTGGAACCCAAGAAGTTCACCGCCTCACACAAAATGGTGTCCGTTGACGATGTCATCAAAGTAGAGAGTGATGACGAGGATGACGAGAATAAGGAGCCACCCACGCTATCTCCTGCCCCGATGACCCCCGCTGCCGTCGCCCCTCGCCTCATCCCAGTCTCCACAGCGGTGCAGGTCCAGGCTGTCCCACAGAGCATTGTGGTCAACAGCCCCAATGTGCTACAGATTAAAGGCGGCTCGGGCGGCGGTGCTGTGCTGCCTCCAGGGACGCTGGCTCAGGTTTTGTCGGCACTGCAGAACCAACAGAACTGCACTCCGACGCAGACGCAGCTCCTCATCCCCATCAGCAGCATCCCCACCTACAACACAGCCATGGACAGCAACGTCCTGCTAGTCAGCGCCTACAACAG GTTTCCATATCCCTCTGTGTCGGAGATCATGGGCTTGTCTTCGCAGACGAAGTTCAGCGAGGAGCAGATCAAGGTCTGGTTTTCTGCTCAGAGGCTCAAACACGGTGTCAGCTGGACGCCGGAGGAG GTGGAGGAGGCGAGGAGGAAGAAGTTTAATGGCACGGTGCAGACCGTCCCTCAGACCATCACCGTCATCCCCGCCAACATAGCCGCAGCCACCAACGGCCTGCAGTCCATCTTCCAGACCTGCCAGATCGTCGGCCAGCCAGGCCTCGTTCTCACTCAGGTGGCTGGTAATGGCAGCACAGTGCCGGTCGCCTCTCCCATTACCCTGACAGTTGCAGGTGTCCCCGGCAACCAGCCCAAAGCAGCCGAACCGTCGACGTCAGAATCAAAGACTGAGATGTCGGCCTCGTCAGCCAGTGCAGCACTCAACTTGGACATAGCAGCAGCCAAACCGAAGAAGTCCAAGGAGCAGCTGGCAGAGCTGAAGGCAAGCTACGGCAGGAGGCAGTTCGCCACGGAGGCAGAGATATCACGACTCATGCAGGTCACCAAACTCTCCAAACGAGCAATAAAAAAATGGTTCAGCGACACGCGCTACAACCAGAGGAACTCCAAGGATCACCACGGTGTTCTGCTGAGTGAAACCCCATCCAGCAGAGTGACAGTgtcaggaggaggcagaggaggaaggaaCAGCAGCGGCAGCCTTAACGACAGTGACAACGCCACTACCATCGTCATTGACTCCAGTGATGATGCCAGTGATTGCTCTCCGACTTCTGCCATCGCCCCGTCAGGGACCACCAGCGACCCGCGGGTCAAATTCCGCCACGCCTTCCCAGACTTCACGCCACAGAAGTTCAAGGAAAAGACTCCAGAGCAGCTGTTCATCCTGGAGGCCAGCTTCCAGAAATCAGACACGCCCTCTGACGAGGAGCTTAGCCGGCTGCGTGCGGAGACAAAGCTGACACGACGTGAGGTGGACGCTTGGTTCACAGAGAGGCGGAAAATGCCTTCagcaaaggaggaggaggaggaggaagagggaggggaaATGGTAAAACCAGCCTGGGTGCCTTCGTCGTCAGCTCAGGAGCGGCAGACCACGCCGCTCAGCAGCAGGAAGACGATGAAGAAGACGCCGCAGCAGCTCCACATCCTGAAGAAGGCCTTCGTCCGCACACAGTGGCCAACGGCTGAAGAGTACGACGAGATGGCGGACGAGAGTGGTCTGCCAAGGACATACATCGTCAACTGGTTCGGAGACACGCGCTACGCCTGCAAAAACAGCAATCTGAAGTGGTACTACCTCTACCAGAGCGGAAAG GTGGACGAGGCGCTGAACGGCGGAGCTAAGAAGAAGTCCAGGAAGCGTTTTCGTGGTTGGTCCAGGAGGACACGCCGGCCATGTCCAAAGCGCTCCCCACAAGGTAGCGCCACCACCATCAAG GTCAAGTCCGGTAAGTCTTTCCTGAAGGACTACTACCTCAAACATGGAGCCCTGAGTGAGAAAGACCTGGACGACTTGGTGACAAAGTCCAGCATGAGCTACGAGCAGGTGAGGGACTGGTTCTCTGAGACTGCcaggagggtggaggagggcaaAGAGCCCTTCAGCGATGAGGAGGccgagggagaggaagaggacgaggaggaggaggaggaagaagaagaggaggaggaggtggtggcagcagcagaacaTGCTGACAGCGaagaaggagagatggaggtgAAAGAACAAGGAGACGAGGCCTCTGACGATGACTGCAatgagggagaagaggagaaggaggagaaggaggaggaggaggaggaggaagaggaaacgATCCAGGAGGAATCTGAAGGcgtcagccaatcacagccccAGGCAGAGGAGCAGACATGA